From the genome of Candidatus Binatia bacterium, one region includes:
- a CDS encoding GMC family oxidoreductase: MTTGAEHSYRIAAGFVEAAFPAGDRLPAPDVGALLTAAMSADAATRRRYVQGLLWWLELRYLATHGRSFSSASRAERSAFLRQLSGRPLAGTLLRLLALPFRAAYLTDAGNLERVGARDAVCPAVAVGAERWRARIVAAAELEPVQDIECDVAVIGTGAGGAAAAYELAGRGLAVVMIEEGDYHDRRTFNGKLTEMVPRLYRAAGATVAVGRGLIPLPIGRSVGGTTTINSGTCLRTPEATLADWRAEGLSDFTAAHMQPFFELVEEVLRVGPADPRDVGQIGPLIAAGAERVGLRDARPLLRNADGCDGQGVCQLGCPTDAKRSTNVSFVPRALESGAVLYTGLRAERLRRAGTAVTGLVATGRDARGGRVELRVGARATVVAAGTLLTPRFLHDNGVRTRWLGANLSIHPAGVVTAWFPDREFDHGQSIPQGFGVHDLQSEGLMFEGGTPPFAGHGLLSPFQAEDFVRFAERYRQTAYFGFMIKDTARGRVRRGLRRDLPLVTYSMNDRDFALFKRGIDLLARMYFAAGAHEVAMPGPAGSTVVRNEAELEGFWRSEPGSWRFLISAYHPLGTARIAATPERGVCDPEHRVWNVDGLYVMDGASVPSSLGANPQVTIMAMATRAARLLAARLAL, translated from the coding sequence CTCTGGTGGCTGGAACTGCGCTACCTGGCCACCCACGGCCGCTCGTTCTCTTCGGCTTCGCGCGCCGAGCGCAGCGCCTTCCTGCGGCAGCTTTCCGGCCGCCCGCTCGCCGGGACGCTGTTACGCCTGCTGGCGCTGCCCTTCCGGGCCGCATACCTGACGGACGCTGGTAATCTCGAGCGTGTGGGCGCTCGCGATGCCGTGTGCCCGGCGGTTGCGGTCGGGGCGGAGCGCTGGCGCGCCCGAATCGTCGCCGCGGCGGAGCTGGAGCCGGTGCAGGACATCGAGTGCGACGTTGCGGTGATAGGCACCGGCGCAGGCGGTGCGGCTGCGGCGTACGAGCTGGCCGGGCGCGGACTCGCCGTCGTGATGATCGAGGAGGGCGACTACCACGATCGGCGCACGTTCAACGGTAAGCTCACGGAGATGGTTCCCAGACTCTATCGCGCCGCGGGCGCTACGGTGGCCGTCGGACGAGGTTTGATCCCGCTCCCGATCGGACGCTCCGTGGGCGGTACCACCACGATCAACTCCGGCACCTGCCTGCGTACCCCGGAGGCGACCCTCGCGGACTGGCGCGCCGAGGGTCTGTCGGATTTCACCGCCGCGCACATGCAGCCTTTCTTCGAGCTCGTCGAGGAGGTGCTTCGCGTCGGTCCCGCCGACCCACGCGATGTTGGCCAGATCGGTCCGTTGATCGCCGCGGGCGCGGAACGTGTCGGGTTGAGAGATGCGCGCCCGCTGCTGCGCAATGCCGATGGCTGCGACGGGCAGGGCGTGTGCCAGTTGGGTTGTCCGACCGACGCGAAACGCTCCACCAATGTCAGTTTCGTGCCGCGTGCACTGGAGAGCGGGGCCGTCCTGTACACCGGCTTGCGCGCCGAGCGGCTGCGGCGCGCCGGGACGGCGGTCACCGGCCTTGTCGCGACCGGGCGCGACGCTCGCGGCGGCAGAGTCGAGCTTCGTGTCGGGGCGCGGGCAACCGTCGTGGCCGCGGGTACGCTGCTGACGCCGCGCTTCCTGCACGACAACGGCGTGCGCACGCGCTGGCTGGGGGCCAATCTGTCGATCCATCCGGCCGGTGTCGTCACGGCGTGGTTTCCCGATCGCGAGTTCGACCACGGGCAGAGCATCCCGCAGGGTTTTGGGGTCCACGACCTGCAGAGCGAGGGCTTGATGTTCGAGGGCGGCACGCCCCCGTTCGCGGGCCACGGCTTGCTCAGCCCCTTTCAGGCGGAGGATTTCGTGCGTTTCGCCGAGCGCTATCGACAGACGGCGTATTTCGGCTTCATGATCAAGGACACCGCGCGCGGGCGGGTGCGCCGCGGCCTCCGCCGCGATCTGCCGCTGGTCACATACTCGATGAACGATAGGGATTTTGCCCTCTTCAAACGCGGCATCGATCTGCTGGCGCGGATGTATTTCGCCGCCGGCGCCCACGAGGTCGCCATGCCCGGTCCGGCCGGGAGTACGGTCGTGCGCAACGAGGCGGAGCTGGAGGGGTTCTGGCGGAGCGAGCCGGGATCGTGGCGGTTTCTGATTTCCGCGTATCACCCGCTGGGCACGGCCCGCATCGCGGCCACTCCGGAGCGTGGTGTGTGCGACCCCGAGCATCGGGTATGGAACGTCGACGGCTTGTATGTGATGGATGGCGCCAGTGTGCCTTCGTCGCTGGGGGCGAATCCCCAGGTGACAATCATGGCGATGGCAACCCGGGCGGCGCGCCTGCTGGCTGCCCGGCTGGCGCTTTAG